A part of Populus alba chromosome 8, ASM523922v2, whole genome shotgun sequence genomic DNA contains:
- the LOC118062380 gene encoding squamosa promoter-binding-like protein 1 — MEATIGGKSRHFYGGPVVSDLKAVGKKSLEWDLNDWKWDGDLFKASPLNSAPSDCRSRQLFPTGSVLHENAGLWNSSSSCSDDNDNLGDEKGKRELEKRRRVVFVEDENLNYEVGSLNLKLGEQVYPIMDEDAKSGKKTKVTMTASNRAVCQVEDCRADLSNAKDYHRRHKVCNAHSKASMALVGNVMQRFCQQCSRFHVLQEFDEGKRSCRRRLAGHNKRRRKTHPENLVNEGSLNDEKGSSYLLISLLRILSNLHSNGSDQTKDQDLLSHILRSLANLAGATNGSSLSGSLQGSQGLANARAIIGNLDKAHDALTNGPESARPSSSAAKQDDCIISQDLLRPLGQCGTVPISDLVQKRILDNDAQVGTLQAPSGSQSKTLFPSRNNLQAETNEPEATVGRIKLNNFDLNNAYDDSQHYVENLERSHAPVDTGMGSFSCPLWVWSDSQKTSPPHTSGKSDSTFSQSPSSSSGEAQIRTDKIVFKLFGKDPNDFPVALRTQILDWLSHSPTDIESYIRPGCIVLTIYLCLEKSKWEEICLDLGASLSRLLNTSSDSFWQTGWVYVRVQNCVSFIYNGRVVLDTPLPLKSHKNCRISSITPIAVSLSERTQFVVRGFDIAQPTTRLLCAVEGKYLVQETCYDLMDGADTMNELDKPQYLNFQCSVPNFVGRGFIEVEDHGLSSSFFPFIVAEPEVCSEIRMLEDAIQVAETATDMHTIAERMDIKNQALDFIHEMGWLLHRSRLKFRLGQLDPNLDLFPFKRFKWLIQFSMDHDWCAVVRKLLAIVLDGTVDAGEYSSIELALLDMGLLHRAVRRNCRPMVDLLLRYIPDKKFGGTGTQQNQLVDGRNSRFMFKPDVVGPAGLTPLHVAACRDGAENVLDALTDDPGLVGIDAWKRARDSTGLTPYDYACLRGHYSYIHLIQRKINKKSGSGNVVLDIPSSLVDCNSKQKDGNELPKVTSLHTEKIKMKATHQHCKLCEQKLVCGAARTSLVYRPAMLSMVAIAAVCVCVALLFKSSPEVLDVFQPFRWELLRYGSS, encoded by the exons ATGGAGGCTACAATTGGTGGAAAGTCTCGTCATTTCTACGGTGGTCCAGTGGTGTCGGATTTAAAGGCAGTTGGGAAAAAGAGTTTAGAATGGGATTTGAATGACTGGAAATGGGACGGTGATCTTTTTAAAGCTAGTCCATTGAATTCTGCACCATCTGATTGCAGGAGTAGGCAGTTGTTCCCTACTGGATCTGTACTTCATGAGAATGCGGGTTTGTGGAACAGTTCATCTTCTTGTTCCGATGACAATGACAACTTGGGGGAtgagaaaggaaagagagaatTGGAGAAGAGGAGAAGGGTTGTTTTTGTTGAAGATGAAAACTTGAATTATGAAGTTGGGTCCCTTAATTTGAAGCTAGGAGAGCAAGTCTACCCCATCATGGATGAAGATGCAAAGAGTGGAAAGAAGACAAAGGTTACTATGACTGCTTCAAATCGTGCAGTTTGTCAGGTGGAGGATTGTAGGGCTGATCTGAGCAATGCCAAGGATTATCACCGACGACACAAGGTTTGCAATGCGCACTCTAAGGCCAGCATGGCATTGGTGGGGAATGTTATGCAGCGGTTCTGCCAGCAATGTAGCAG GTTTCATGTTCTTCAAGAGTTTGATGAAGGTAAAAGAAGCTGTCGCAGGCGTTTGGCAGGGCATAACAAGCGGAGGAGGAAGACGCATCCTGAAAATTTAGTCAATGAAGGTTCATTGAATGATGAAAAGGGTAGCAGCTATCTGCTGATAAGTTTACTGAGGATTCTCTCCAATTTGCACT CAAATGGCTCTGATCAAACAAAGGATCAGGATCTGCTTTCTCATATATTGAGGAGCCTGGCGAATCTAGCTGGTGCAACTAATGGAAGTAGCCTATCTGGATCACTGCAAGGATCTCAAGGTTTGGCTAATGCCAGAGCAATCATCGGGAATCTTGATAAAGCGCATGATGCTCTTACAAATGGCCCTGAATCTGCTAGACCTTCTAGCTCAGCTGCTAAGCAAGATGATTGCATTATTTCTCAGGATCTTCTACGGCCTTTGGGTCAATGTGGGACTGTACCTATTTCTGACTTGGTGCAAAAAAGAATATTGGATAATGATGCTCAGGTTGGAACACTTCAAGCTCCTTCAGGTTCACAGTCTAAAACGTTGTTCCCATCAAGAAACAACCTTCAAGCTGAAACAAATGAACCAGAGGCTACTGTTggaaggatcaaattaaataactttGACTTGAATAATGCTTATGATGATTCCCAACACTACGTGGAGAACCTAGAGAGGTCTCATGCACCTGTAGATACAGGTATGGGCTCTTTCAGTTGCCCGTTATGGGTTTGGTCGGACTCACAAAAAACAAGCCCGCCGCATACTAGTGGGAAATCTGATTCAACTTTTAGCCAGTCGCCTTCTAGTTCAAGTGGAGAAGCTCAG ATTCGTACagacaaaattgtttttaaactcTTTGGAAAAGACCCAAATGATTTCCCAGTTGCGCTGCGAACACAG ATCCTTGATTGGCTATCTCACAGTCCCACGGACATCGAGAGCTATATAAGGCCCGGATGTATTGTATTGACAATATATCTTTGCCTCGAAAAATCAAAATGGGAAGAG ATTTGTCTTGATCTAGGAGCAAGTTTAAGTAGGCTTCTTAATACATCTAGTGACTCTTTTTGGCAAACTGGATGGGTGTATGTTAGGGTGCAAAATTGTGTATCCTTTATTTATAATG GTAGAGTTGTTTTAGACACACCATTACCTTTAAAGAGCCATAAGAACTGCAGGATCTCAAGCATCACACCTATTGCTGTCTCTTTGTCTGAGAGAACTCAATTTGTAGTCAGAGGCTTTGACATTGCTCAGCCTACGACAAG GCTACTTTGTGCTGTTGAAGGAAAATATCTAGTCCAGGAAACTTGTTATGACTTGATGGATGGTGCTGATACAATGAATGAGCTTGACAAACCCCAGTACTTGAACTTTCAGTGCTCTGTGCCAAATTTTGTTGGAAGAGGCTTTATTGAG GTTGAAGACCATGGTCTCAGCAGCAGCTTTTTCCCATTCATTGTTGCTGAACCAGAAGTATGTTCAGAAATCCGTATGCTGGAGGATGCAATTCAGGTGGCTGAGACTGCTACTGACATGCATACAATAGCTGAAAGAATGGACATCAAGAATCAAGCGCTGGACTTCATACATGAAATGGGCTGGCTTCTACATAGAAGTCGCTTGAAATTTAGACTGGGCCAGTTGGATCCCAACTTGGATCTCTTCCCTTTCAAACGATTCAAATGGCTTATACAATTCTCCATGGACCATGATTGGTGTGCTGTGGTGAGAAAACTCTTGGCCATTGTGCTTGATGGAACAGTAGATGCTGGGGAGTATTCCTCAATTGAGCTTGCCCTGTTAGATATGGGTCTTCTCCACAGAGCTGTGCGAAGAAACTGCAGGCCCATGGTGGATTTACTATTAAGATACATCCCAGACAAAAAATTCGGTGGAACAGGGACTCAGCAGAATCAACTGGTTGATGGGCGCAACAGCAGATTCATGTTTAAACCTGATGTTGTTGGACCAGCTGGATTGACTCCTCTTCATGTGGCAGCTTGTAGGGATGGTGCTGAGAATGTGTTGGATGCCTTGACTGATGACCCTGGATTG GTGGGAATAGATGCATGGAAGAGGGCTCGTGACAGCACAGGTCTAACACCTTATGATTATGCATGCCTGCGAGGTCATTACTCTTACATTCATCTAATCCAGAGGAAAATCAATAAGAAATCAGGAAGTGGGAACGTGGTGCTTGACATCCCTAGTTCCCTTGTGGATTGCAATTCCAAGCAAAAAGATGGGAATGAATTACCAAAAGTGACCAGCTTGCACACTGAGAAGATCAAAATGAAAGCAACGCATCAGCACTGCAAGTTATGTGAGCAGAAGCTGGTTTGTGGTGCAGCAAGAACATCTCTGGTATACCGGCCAGCAATGCTCTCAATGGTGGCCATTGCAGCCGTCTGTGTATGTGTAGCTCTGCTCTTCAAGAGTTCTCCTGAAGTTCTTGACGTGTTCCAGCCTTTCAGATGGGAATTGCTGAGGTATGGATCAAGCTAA